One Candidatus Methylomirabilota bacterium DNA window includes the following coding sequences:
- a CDS encoding AMIN domain-containing protein → MGRSVRARGLVIALFLAGCAAPGPPSNESAGADPARAELRESIEELRRDLADLRARLQAYRGVAVDRQDLAGVRAELDAARTAVQALVRDVEQRQLEGSQAAGRRVAAVEARVAELTEAVKRLEAAVGALGERQGRTEEAAPGPSAATAVPPPREPPGAPGVAPDVRTIRRVTPTEAAGETRVSVEADGPLPHRAFTLADPPRLVVDFDNAVYGFDRAPMAPGGPMVDRIRFIQLRGSPSPVIRLILGLRREVPYWIESLPRGLVLHIGASGPSR, encoded by the coding sequence ATGGGTCGATCTGTGAGAGCCCGGGGTCTGGTCATCGCCCTCTTTCTGGCCGGATGCGCGGCGCCCGGCCCGCCGTCCAATGAGAGCGCCGGGGCCGATCCGGCGCGAGCGGAGCTGCGGGAATCGATCGAGGAGCTCCGGCGCGACCTGGCTGACCTGCGCGCCCGGCTCCAGGCCTACCGGGGAGTCGCCGTCGATCGGCAGGACCTGGCCGGCGTGCGGGCGGAGCTGGACGCGGCGCGGACCGCCGTGCAGGCGCTCGTGCGGGATGTCGAGCAGCGTCAGCTCGAAGGGAGCCAGGCGGCAGGCCGGCGGGTGGCCGCCGTGGAGGCCCGCGTCGCCGAGCTGACCGAGGCGGTGAAGCGCCTCGAGGCCGCGGTCGGAGCGCTCGGAGAGCGTCAGGGACGGACCGAGGAGGCGGCGCCCGGCCCGTCGGCCGCGACCGCCGTTCCGCCGCCCCGCGAGCCACCGGGGGCACCCGGCGTGGCGCCTGACGTGCGTACGATCCGCCGGGTCACTCCCACGGAGGCCGCCGGCGAGACCCGGGTCAGCGTCGAGGCCGACGGGCCGCTCCCCCACCGGGCTTTCACGCTGGCCGACCCGCCGCGGCTCGTCGTGGATTTCGACAACGCCGTCTACGGGTTCGACCGGGCGCCGATGGCCCCGGGGGGGCCGATGGTGGACCGGATTCGCTTCATCCAGCTTCGCGGGAGCCCGAGCCCCGTGATCCGCCTCATCCTGGGCCTCAGGCGCGAGGTCCCGTACTGGATCGAGTCGCTACCCCGCGGGCTGGTGCTCCACATCGGCGCCAGCGGGCCGTCCCGGTGA
- a CDS encoding sulfatase-like hydrolase/transferase has product MRPTNVLFIFSDQHSRRVLGCYGNPVARTPNLDRLAAAGTRFRSAYCQTPICVPSRASLATGRWAHAIDSWDNATPYTGTEAPSWGHRLTLQGHKVTTIGKLHYRKVDDPSGFPDQRVPMHVLEGVGDLYGLLRGDMPVRPQSREQVLEARAGESEYTRYDRAIAEMSARWLREEAPEERKPWCLFVGFITPHFPLVVPDRYWTLYPPDSLPLPVQYAPEHWSRHPVLELKRRQEALDSPFDEATIRNALRAYYGMVTFLDEQIGIVLAALRQAGLGETTRIIYSTDHGEMLGEHGLWWKSAMYESAVAVPLIVAGADVPRGHVVGTNAMLVDVFPAIVDAVGARPAPDDRDLPGESLWTLAREGDRPRVAFSEYHAIFSPSGIFMIRTARYKYVHYVGSPPQLFDMIDDPEETRDLAGTREHAEALRGCRQALRAICDPDLVDRRAKADQRRRLEAAGGVEAVIASGVKIPYTPAPAEFDPAPVEARERAKHLESSR; this is encoded by the coding sequence ATGCGACCGACGAACGTGCTCTTCATCTTCTCGGACCAGCACAGCCGCCGCGTGCTCGGCTGCTACGGGAACCCGGTGGCGCGGACGCCGAACCTCGACCGCCTGGCCGCGGCGGGGACCCGCTTTCGCAGCGCGTACTGCCAGACGCCGATCTGCGTCCCGTCGCGGGCGAGCCTGGCCACCGGCCGCTGGGCCCACGCGATCGACTCGTGGGACAACGCCACGCCGTACACCGGCACCGAGGCGCCGAGCTGGGGGCACCGGCTGACCCTCCAGGGCCACAAGGTCACCACGATCGGCAAGCTCCACTACCGGAAGGTCGACGATCCCAGCGGGTTCCCCGACCAGCGTGTGCCAATGCACGTGCTGGAAGGCGTGGGCGATCTGTACGGGCTGCTTCGCGGCGACATGCCGGTCCGCCCGCAGAGCCGAGAGCAGGTCCTCGAGGCCCGGGCGGGGGAGAGCGAGTACACGCGCTATGACCGCGCCATCGCCGAGATGAGTGCCCGCTGGCTCCGCGAGGAGGCCCCGGAAGAGCGGAAGCCGTGGTGTCTCTTCGTCGGCTTCATCACGCCGCACTTTCCGCTGGTGGTGCCCGATCGGTACTGGACCCTCTATCCGCCGGATTCACTGCCGCTGCCGGTCCAGTACGCGCCCGAGCACTGGTCGCGTCACCCCGTGCTGGAGCTGAAGCGCCGCCAGGAGGCGCTCGACTCGCCCTTCGACGAGGCGACCATCCGGAACGCGCTGCGGGCCTATTACGGGATGGTGACCTTCCTCGACGAGCAGATCGGTATCGTCCTCGCGGCCCTCCGGCAAGCCGGGCTCGGCGAGACCACGCGCATCATCTACTCGACCGACCACGGCGAGATGCTGGGCGAGCACGGCCTCTGGTGGAAGAGTGCCATGTACGAGAGCGCGGTGGCCGTGCCGCTGATCGTGGCCGGTGCCGACGTGCCCCGGGGCCACGTGGTCGGAACCAACGCCATGCTGGTCGACGTCTTCCCGGCCATCGTCGACGCGGTCGGCGCGCGCCCGGCGCCTGACGACCGGGACCTGCCCGGCGAGTCTCTGTGGACGCTCGCCCGGGAGGGCGATCGCCCGCGGGTGGCCTTCAGCGAGTACCACGCCATCTTCTCGCCGAGCGGCATCTTCATGATCCGCACCGCGCGCTACAAGTACGTCCACTACGTCGGCTCCCCGCCACAGCTCTTCGACATGATCGACGACCCCGAGGAGACCCGCGACCTGGCCGGGACCCGGGAGCACGCCGAGGCGCTCCGGGGCTGCCGGCAGGCGCTCCGCGCCATCTGCGACCCCGACCTGGTCGATCGGCGGGCCAAGGCCGACCAGCGGCGCCGGCTCGAGGCTGCCGGCGGAGTGGAGGCGGTCATCGCCAGCGGGGTGAAGATCCCCTACACGCCGGCGCCGGCCGAATTCGATCCGGCGCCCGTCGAGGCGCGCGAGCGCGCCAAGCACCTGGAGTCCTCACGCTAG